From a single Rutidosis leptorrhynchoides isolate AG116_Rl617_1_P2 chromosome 5, CSIRO_AGI_Rlap_v1, whole genome shotgun sequence genomic region:
- the LOC139848967 gene encoding uncharacterized protein: protein MEKHTRRFQYSWFGIFQNWLEYSPTTDSTYCFICYLFSDKPNVRNASDDFTVKGFNKWKKVNNGNNFPFLKYIGSSQHKDALIFCGNLLNQKAHIQNFIEKRSVGVLKNRIRMKASVDVIRWLTFQACAFRGNDETAESNNHGNFIELLKLLASYNDDVAKVVLENAPYNSKFTSGDIQKEILSIIASKVRNHVRNEVGDSYFCVMVDEARDEARDEAKREQMAIVIRFIDKDGITRE from the coding sequence ATGGAGAAACACACTCGTAGATTCCAATACTCATGGTTTGGTATTTTTCAGAATTGGTTAGAGTATTCTCCAACAACAGATTCTACATATTGTTTCATTTGTTACTTATTCAGTGACAAACCAAATGTTCGAAATGCTTCAGATGATTTTACAGTTAAAGGATTCAACAAGTGGAAAAAAGTTAATAATGGGAATAATTTTCCTTTTTTAAAGTATATTGGTAGTTCCCAACATAAAGATGCCCTTATATTTTGTGGGAATCTGTTGAACCAGAAAGCACACATTCAAAATTTCATTGAAAAGAGAAGTGTGGGTGTTTTGAAGAACCGTATACGAATGAAAGCTTCGGTGGATGTAATTCGTTGGTTGACATTCCAAGCTTGTGCTTTTCGAGGGAATGATGAAACTGCCGAATCAAATAATCATGGTAATTTTATCGAGTTGTTAAAACTTCTAGCTTCATATAATGATGATGTTGCGAAAGTCGTGCTAGAGAATGCTCCTTATAACTCAAAGTTTACTTCAGGTGATATTCAAAAAGAAATATTAAGTATTATTGCAAGTAAGGTTCGAAACCACGTTCGAAATGAAGTTGGTGATTCTTACTTTTGTGTTATGGTAGATGAGGCACGAGATGAGGCACGAGATGAGGCTAAGAGGGAACAAATGGCCATAGTTATAAGATTTATTGATAAAGATGGAATAACAAGGGAATGA
- the LOC139848968 gene encoding uncharacterized protein — MASYINCSAGSTPFTYLGLPIGVPTSHASSWQPIVEKFDKRLSDWVARSISFGGRLTIIKSILSSIPLYYFSLFHAPAAILKVLESKRRKFFWGGSSNDNKINWIKWDQIILPYENEGLNVGSLFAKNISLLCKWWWRFKNEHNALWDWTRAPSGRALDELKELTNLISSVSISDHPDSWKFSLDASGIFTTSSLSNLINTLKYGVHSRNLLIPRNKYVPQRVFIFAWRVIQLKILVRSELDKKGLDLHTVLCPLCDHHIETIEHALINCPNVSSIWTQLLDWWNQNNATISDINGAFISDQGFSHNSVGSSLWQATKWIACYIIWKHRNLKVFSNKMWNPAMLLSEIQSQSFSWISNRSRKKNPIEWNQWLLNPSYYVASPPNRMGIG; from the exons ATGGCCAGTTACATTAACTGCTCTGCGGGCTCTACTCCGTTTACGTATCTCGGTCTTCCTATTGGTGTGCCCACATCTCACGCATCCTCTTGGCAGCCAATTGTTGAAAAATTCGACAAGAGACTTTCGGATTGGGTTGCCAGATCTATATCCTTTGGGGGTCGACTTACGATCATCAAATCCATCTTAAGTAGCATACCACTTTACTATTTCTCATTATTCCATGCACCTGCCGCTATCCTTAAGGTTCTTGAATCTAAAAGACGGAAATTTTTCTGGGGAGGTTCTtcaaatgataataaaataaactGGATAAAATGGGATCAGATTATCTTGCCATATGAAAATGAGGGTTTAAATGTGGGATCCCTTTTTGCTAAAAACATATCTCTCctttgtaaatggtggtggcgtttcaaAAATGAACATAATGCATTATGG GACTGGACCCGGGCTCCCAGCGGTCGGGCACTAGACGAACTAAAGGAACTCACTAATTTAATATCATCCGTAAGTATTTCAGATCATCCAGACTCATGGAAATTCTCTCTTGATGCATCCGGTATCTTTACTACATCTTCATTGTCAAATTTGATCAACACACTTAAATACGGCGTCCACTCTCGAAACTTATTAATTCCCCGGAACAAATACGTGCCACAAAGGGTCTTCATATTCGCATGGAGAGTAATTCAACTAAAAATTTTGGTTAGAAGTGAACTAGATAAAAAAGGACTTGATTTACATACAGTCCTATGTCCCTTATGCGATCATCATATTGAAACCATTGAACATGCGCTGATTAATTGTCCTAATGTGTCTTCAATTTGGACACAATTACTTGATTGGTGGAACCAAAATAACGCAACAATTTCCGACATCAACGGTGCCTTCATCTCTGACCAAGGATTCTCACATAACTCCGTTGGATCTTCCTTATGGCAAGCTACTAAATGGATTGCGTGCTATATTATATGGAAACATAGAAACCTAAAAGTGTTCTCAAATAAAATGTGGAATCCCGCTATGCTTCTCTCCGAGATTCAGTCGCAAAGTTTTAGCTGGATCTCAAATCGTTCTCGGAAGAAAAACCCTATAGAATGGAATCAATGGCTCCTTAACCCATCTTATTATGTGGCTTCGCCTCCAAATCGCATGGGAATCGGTTAA